The following are from one region of the Salvia hispanica cultivar TCC Black 2014 chromosome 1, UniMelb_Shisp_WGS_1.0, whole genome shotgun sequence genome:
- the LOC125220802 gene encoding E3 ubiquitin-protein ligase UPL2-like isoform X3, which yields MAREISTIGVLSFCTSKHHPRKLPHKEFIQCYRDPEIITAALETLSAFVKISPSKLHVSGKLVGCGSVNACLLSLAQGWGSKEEGLGLYSCVTLHERTQEDGLCLFPLEAKNDSDKLQNRVGSTLDFELRSTSPSDVEASDSTNSSGVRVIQIPDNQLQEQDDLSLMKFCIEHYNVPSDLRFPLLTRIRYARALRSSRICRLYSKICLLSFIVLVQSSDSHDELVSFFANEPEYTNELIRIVRSEENISGTIRTLAMTALGAQLAAYSASHERARILSGSSISFAGGNRMILLNVLQRAIISLNNSVDLSSVAFIEALLQFYLLHVISSSSSGSVVRGSGMVPTFLPLLEDSDPSRLHLVCLAAKTLQKLMDYSNTAVTLFRDLGGVELLVQRLQIEVHRVIDFTGSRDSSMAMGECPKYNIDQLYNQKRLIRALLKALGSATYATANSARSQNSYDVSLTPILLMLFSNKEKFGGDIYSSAVTLMSEMIHKDPTCFNVLFDLGLPSAFLSSIVLGVLPASKAITCIPNGLGAICLNSKGLEAVRETSALHFLVDIFTDKKYVMAMSEGIIPLANALEELFRHVSSLRGYGVDLMIEIIDKIALLGDTKISGSSEKLDGSEAMDMDSIESDDKENIGDSVADGPVQGIGDEQCIQLSIFHVIVLVHRTMENSETCRLFVEKSGIESLLKLLLRPSITQSSEGMSIALHSTMVFKCFTQHHSTPLARAICSSLREHLKETLSRTTAISGSFLLDPRASPDPLIFSSLSLVEFLLFLAASKDNRWVTALLTEFGNGSKDVLEDIGRIHREVLWQISLLEDTKAEAEDQLTGTANTSRQSELGMNDAEDPRLNSFRQFLDPLLRRRTSGWSFESQFFDLINLYRDLTRSSSLHQRQSADAPSSSQVAANQEDESGSSGSYHQSCCDMVSSLSIHITHLFQELGKVMLLPSRRRDDTLTVSPPSKSVASTFASIAMDHMNFGGHISPSGSEDLVTTKCRYYGKVVEFIDSILLDKPDSCNPVMLNCLYGRGVIRTVLTTFEATSQLPFAISRAPASPMETDEGKQNDVEKADQLWTYGPSASYGKLLDHLATSSYILSPFNKHLLTQPLVPGDIPFPRDAETFVKVLQSMVLKAVLPVWTHPRFHECNYEFITTVVNIFKHVFSGVEVKSVGSNVGRTGPPPTETTISTIVEMGFTRSQAEEALRQVGSNSVELAMEWLFSHPEEPQEDDELARALAMSLGNSTTETKEEDTTEDTQNVEEELVQLPPVDELLLTCKILLQMKETLAFPVRDLLVMICSQNEGQERPRVISFIIEQVKLCGDISDSGNQKMLSAFFHVLALILNEDSAARELAYKSGLVKVASDLLQLWIHSNEQDSSQVPKWATSAFIAIDRLAQVDAKLNADVIELLKKNDTDNQTSIVIEEEKQNKLSLGSPLKYLDTMEQKRLIEIACGCIRKQLPSETMHAVLQLSSTLTRTHSVAVSFLDAGGLQLLLSLPASSLFVGFDNVAAIIIRHILEDSQTLQQAMESEIRHSFITFANRQSSGRLTPRNFLSNLSSVLQRDPVIFLQAAKAVCQVEMVGERPYMVLIKDREKDRKDKDKDKTEEKEKQTNDGKVSTATTMPAAVGSGHVKLPDANSKNSKIHKKPPQSFVTVIDTLLDSVLAFTPSMEDESVNKVGSASTDMEIDVSASNSKGKSVASVSELNVASHQESSVSLAKVVFILKLLTEILLMYSSSVHILVRKDAEVCSYRGTQKGVNACLTGGIFHHVLHKFLPFSKNQKKEKKTEIDWHHKLASKANHFLVASGVRSTEARKRIFTEISYVYNEFVDSCNGFRAPKSDIQALTDLLNDVLAARTPSGSYISAEASVTFIEAGLVQSLTRTLRVLDLDHTDSPKVVTGIVKVLESVSKEHVHAFESTSARGERLKSTDPNQARDANGASSQAVDATADANENLMPTDESELFHSVQNYGGSEAVTDDMEHDQDIHGGFAAADDDYMQENAEGTQNLDETVGIRFEIRSGVQGNLDEDEDDEDDEISGDEGDEVDEDEDEDADDDHNDIEEDEAHHLPHPDTDQDDHEIDEDEFDEEVMDEDEDEEDDEDGVIVRLGEGMNGVNVFDHIEVFGRDSIANETFHVMPVEIFGSRRQGRTTSIYNLLGRNGDTNVPSQHPLLVEPHSSTSAGPPRLSENDRDAFSDRNAEGSLSRLDSIFRSLRNGRQGHRFNLLSNEGQLSGGSGSSVIPQGLEEVLVSRLRRPSSEKSSNHTTAVESQNKNEESPSSEFAETTAENQGNGGGSNAPPPSSVILDSTRSADNVPATNQLNQGTETSSRQPQLVEAQYDHTDVLRDVEAVSQESGGSGATLGESLRSLDVEIGSADGHDDGGDRQAGGDARLRRGAPLFTNNNASIGGRDASLHSVSEVSEDLVREADQTGPSQEEQHNRDAESIDPAFLDALPEELRAEVLSAQPSEATQVQNPEPQNNGDIDPEFLAALPPDIREEVLAQQRAQRLHQSQELEGQPVEMDTVSIIATFPSDIREEVLLTSSDAILANLTPALVAEANMLRERFARRYNQNLFGLHPRNRRGESSRRGDGLDRVGGALTRRSTGVKPVEADGSPLVDTEGLKALIRLLRVVQPLYKSQQRLLLNLCANADTRIDLLKILMDLLMLDKKKYHTDLSALESPYRLYACQSHVMYSRPQYVDGVPPLVSRRALETLTYLARNHPLVAKLLLEFRLPQFKKSSSSDEERGKSVMLLDEQKEYPEGQASFTLLLSLLNQSLYLRSVAHLEQLLNLLDVVIDYGERKSNPSNEAGSSASEQPSDPQVSTPAVDMNVGSSTASGEGNSSMQATSPEADSEQIAATVLNNLPNPELQLLCSLLAREGLSDNAYTLVADVLRKLVAIAPIHCHLFINELAGSVQSLTHSAIEELHLFGDIEKALLNTTTHGAPVLRVLQALSSLVVLLRDKDKKHQIIPDTEHNTAISLVWDINTALEPLWQELSSCISKIENYSDVAPDLSPSAVKPSSSVPPLPAGTQNVLPYIESFFVVCEKLHPGQSGAGNDFGIASVPDVDEASASASQQKTVGSSLKVDDKHVAFLRFSEKHRKLLNAFIRQNPGLLEKSFSLMLKVPRFIDFDNKRAHFRSKIKHQHDHHHSPLRISVRRAYILEDSYNQLRMRSAQDLKGRLTVNFQGEEGIDAGGLTREWYQLLSRVIFDKGALLFTTVGNESTFQPNPNSVYQTEHLSYFKFVGRVVGKALFDGQLLDVHFTRSFYKHILGVKVTYHDIEAIDPDYFKNLKWMLENDISDIPDLTFSIDADEEKMILYEPTQVTDYELIPGGRNIRVTEENKHQYVDLVAEHRLTTAIRPQINAFMEGFNELILRDLISIFHDKELELLISGLPDIDLDDLRANTEYSGYTAASPAIQWFWEVVQELSKEDKARLLQFVTGTSKVPLEGFSALQGISGSQKFQIHKAYGSPDHLPSAHTCFNQLDLPEYPSKQHLEERLLLAIHEGNEGFGFG from the exons ATGGCAAG ggAAATTTCCACCATTGGGGTCCTCTCTTTCTGCACTTCGAAAC ATCATCCTAGAAAATTGCCACACAAAGAGTTCATTCAGTGTTATAGAG ATCCTGAAATTATCACCGCAGCTCTTGAGACTCTTTCTGCATTCGTGAAAATATCACCTTCAAAGCTGCATGTCAGCGGAAAGCTGGTAGGGTGTGGGTCAGTGAATGCTTGTCTTTTATCCCTTGCGCAAGGCTGGGGTAGCAAAGAAGAAGGTCTAGGTTTGTATTCATGTGTCACATTACATGAGAGGACCCAGGAGGATGGGCTATGCCTGTTCCCACTGGAGGCAAAAAATGACAGCGACAAGTTGCAGAATCGCGTGGGATCAACACTTGACTTTGAGTTGCGCAGTACTTCTCCTAGTGATGTTGAAGCTAGTGATAGTACAAATTCATCTGGAGTGCGTGTAATTCAGATCCCTGATAATCAATTACAAGAACAGGATGACTTGTCACTTATGAAGTTTTGTATTGAGCATTATAATGTGCCTTCAGATCTTAGGTTTCCATTATTAACCAGAATTCGGTATGCTCGTGCACTCCGTTCCTCCAGAATATGCAGGCTTTACAGCAAGATTTGCCTACTATCTTTTATTGTGCTTGTACAGTCTAGTGATTCACATGATGAGctagtttcattttttgctAATGAGCCAGAATACACAAATGAATTGATTAGAATTGTGAGATCTGAAGAAAACATATCAGGAACCATAAGAACACTTGCAATGACTGCTTTGGGTGCACAGTTAGCTGCATATTCGGCATCTCATGAAAGGGCACGTATATTAAGTGGATCAAGCATCAGTTTTGCAGGTGGTAATCGAATGATTCTCTTGAATGTGCTGCAAAGAGCGattatatcattaaataattctGTTGATTTGTCATCAGTTGCTTTCATTGAAGCACTTCTACAGTTCTACTTACTTCATGTCATATCTTCTTCAAGTTCTGGTAGTGTTGTTAGGGGTTCAGGCATGGTACCAACCTTTTTACCCCTGCTAGAAGATTCAGATCCTTCTCGGTTACATCTTGTCTGTTTAGCCGCAAAAACTCTGCAGAAGCTCATGGACTACAGCAATACAGCAGTCACCCTTTTCAGAGATTTAGGTGGGGTGGAGCTTTTGGTTCAAAGATTACAGATCGAAGTACATAGAGTGATTGACTTCACTGGATCAAGGGATAGCTCTATGGCAATGGGTGAATGtcctaaatataatattgaccAGTTGTACAATCAGAAGCGCTTGATTAGGGCATTGTTGAAAGCACTTGGTTCTGCCACTTATGCAACGGCAAATTCTGCGAGATCACAGAATTCTTACGATGTTTCTTTAACTCCCATCTTGTTGATGCTTTTCAGTAACAAGGAAAAGTTTGGAGGTGACATCTACTCCTCAGCTGTGACTCTTATGAGTGAAATGATTCACAAAGATCCAACATGTTTTAATGTTCTGTTTGACTTGGGCCTTCCATCTGCATTTCTATCATCCATTGTGCTTGGAGTACTTCCTGCTTCAAAAGCCATCACTTGTATTCCAAATGGTCTTGGTGCTATTTGCCTCAACTCCAAGGGTCTGGAGGCTGTAAGAGAAACCTCTGCTTTACACTTccttgttgacattttcactGACAAAAAGTATGTGATGGCCATGAGCGAAGGCATTATTCCTTTAGCAAATGCTTTGGAAGAGCTATTCCGGCATGTGTCTTCACTGAGAGGATATGGTGTTGATCTGATGATTGAAATAATTGATAAGATCGCATTGCTTGGGGACACCAAGATCTCTGGATCGTCAGAAAAACTTGATGGTAGCGAGGCAATGGATATGGACTCTATTGAATCTGATGACAAGGAAAACATAGGGGATTCTGTGGCAGATGGGCCTGTTCAAGGTATCGGTGATGAACAATGTATTCAGCTGTCCATCTTTCATGTAATTGTTCTAGTTCACAGGACAATGGAAAATTCAGAAACATGCCGTTTATTTGTGGAGAAGTCTGGTATCGAATCTTTATTGAAACTTCTTTTACGCCCAAGTATAACTCAATCATCTGAGGGGATGTCAATAGCTCTACACAGCACGATGGTATTCAAGTGTTTTACACAACATCATTCCACTCCTCTGGCTCGTGCTATTTGCTCTTCACTTCGTGAGCATTTGAAAGAAACTCTGTCTAGGACTACTGCTATCTCTGGATCTTTTTTACTGGATCCTAGGGCCAGCCCAGACCCTCTGATATTTTCTTCCCTCTCGCTTGTGGAGTTCCTCTTATTTCTTGCTGCCTCAAAGGACAATCGTTGGGTAACAGCATTGCTTACTGAGTTCGGTAATGGAAGCAAAGATGTCCTGGAAGATATTGGTCGAATTCATCGTGAAGTTTTATGGCAAATTTCGTTGCTTGAAGACACAAAGGCCGAAGCGGAGGACCAACTCACTGGTACCGCTAATACCTCTCGGCAGTCCGAGTTGGGCATGAATGATGCCGAAGACCCAAGGTTGAACTCGTTCAGGCAATTCCTTGATCCTTTACTGAGAAGGAGGACTTCTGGTTGGAGCTTTGAGTCCCAGTTTTTTGACCTCATAAATCTCTATCGAGACCTTACTCGTTCCTCAAGTCTTCACCAACGACAGAGTGCCGATGCACCTTCTTCCTCACAGGTTGCAGCGAATCAGGAAGATGAATCTGGTTCTTCTGGTTCATACCATCAGTCATGTTGTGATATGGTATCATCACTATCCATTCACATAACCCATTTGTTTCAAGAGTTGGGGAAGGTCATGCTGCTTCCATCTCGTCGGAGGGACGATACGCTCACTGTATCTCCTCCCTCAAAATCAGTGGCATCTACCTTTGCTTCTATAGCTATGGATCACATGAATTTTGGTGGGCATATTAGTCCCTCTGGATCTGAGGATTTGGTTACAACTAAATGCCGGTACTACGGCAAGGTTGTTGAGTTCATTGATAGTATTCTTTTGGACAAGCCTGACTCATGCAATCCTGTCATGTTGAATTGTTTATATGGACGTGGAGTTATTCGAACGGTCTTGACTACATTTGAGGCTACCAGTCAGTTGCCTTTTGCCATTAGTAGGGCTCCTGCATCTCCTATGGAGACTGATGAAGGGAAGCAAAATGATGTTGAAAAAGCTGATCAGTTGTGGACTTATGGACCCTCAGCTAGCTATGGAAAGCTTTTGGACCACTTGGCGACTTCATCCTACATACTATCACCTTTCAATAAACATTTACTTACACAGCCTCTAGTGCCTGGGGACATTCCATTTCCTCGTGATGCAGAAACATTTGTCAAAGTTCTTCAGTCCATGGTATTGAAGGCTGTGCTTCCTGTTTGGACGCACCCTCGGTTCCATGAATGCAATTATGAGTTCATCACTACAGTTGTCAACATTTTTAAGCATGTATTCTCTGGAGTGGAAGTCAAAAGTGTTGGTTCTAATGTGGGTCGTACTGGTCCACCCCCAACTGAAACAACTATTTCAACAATAGTGGAGATGGGGTTCACAAGGTCTCAGGCAGAAGAGGCTCTGAGACAGGTTGGTTCAAATAGTGTGGAGCTTGCCATGGAATGGTTGTTTTCACATCCCGAGGAACCTCAAGAAGATGACGAGCTTGCTCGAGCACTAGCAATGTCTCTTGGAAATTCTACGACAGAGACAAAAGAAGAGGACACAACTGAGGATACTCAGAATGTTGAAGAGGAATTGGTGCAACTCCCACCAGTTGATGAGCTGCTGTTGACATGCAAGATACTTCTGCAAATGAAGGAGACCTTAGCTTTCCCTGTTAGGGATCTCCTTGTCATGATATGCTCACAAAATGAGGGCCAAGAAAGACCAAGGGTCATTTCCTTTATCATTGAACAAGTGAAGCTTTGTGGTGACATCTCTGATAGTGGGAATCAGAAAATGCTCTCTGCCTTCTTTCATGTTCTTGCTTTAATTCTCAATGAAGACTCAGCAGCCCGAGAATTAGCGTACAAGAGTGGTCTGGTTAAAGTTGCATCAGATCTTCTCCAGCTATGGATTCATTCAAATGAGCAGGATTCATCTCAAGTCCCAAAATGGGCAACTTCAGCTTTTATTGCTATCGACCGTCTTGCCCAAGTGGATGCAAAGTTAAATGCTGATGTGATAGAACTTTTGAAGAAGAACGATACAGACAACCAAACGTCTATTGTCATTGAGGAAGAAAAGCAGAATAAATTGTCTTTGGGGTCACCCTTGAAGTATTTAGATACAATGGAACAAAAGAGACTGATTGAAATAGCATGTGGCTGCATCAGAAAGCAATTACCTTCTGAAACAATGCATGCTGTTCTGCAGCTCTCTTCTACCCTGACAAGAACTCATTCTGTTGCTGTTAGTTTCTTGGATGCTGGAGGTCTACAATTACTTCTTTCCTTACCTGCGAGTAGTTTGTTTGTTGGCTTTGACAATGTTGCCGCTATTATAATTCGCCACATCCTTGAAGATTCTCAAACCCTACAGCAAGCAATGGAGTCGGAGATACGACATAGTTTCATAACTTTTGCTAACAGACAGTCTAGTGGAAGGCTTACTCCACGAAATTTTCTGTCAAATTTAAGTTCAGTTCTTCAACGGGATCCAGTAATTTTTCTGCAAGCTGCTAAAGCCGTCTGCCAGGTTGAGATGGTTGGTGAGAGGCCATATATGGTATTGATAAAAGATCGGGAGAAGGATAGAAAAGATAAGGATAAAGACAAAACAGAGGAAAAGGAGAAACAAACGAATGATGGTAAGGTAAGCACTGCCACCACAATGCCAGCTGCTGTTGGTAGTGGGCATGTGAAGCTTCCTGATGCGAATTCCAAGAACTCTAAGATACACAAGAAACCTCCTCAGAGTTTTGTCACTGTCATTGATACTCTGTTGGATTCAGTATTAGCTTTCACTCCTTCTATGGAAGATGAATCTGTTAACAAAGTGGGATCAGCATCGACAGATATGGAAATTGATGTTTCTGCAAGCAACAGCAAAGGAAAATCTGTTGCTTCTGTGTCTGAATTAAATGTAGCTAGCCATCAAGAATCCTCTGTTTCATTGGCTAAGGTGGTTTTTATATTGAAGCTCTTGACAGAGATTCTTTTAATGTATTCTTCATCTGTTCATATCCTTGTACGAAAAGATGCCGAAGTTTGCAGCTACAGGGGAACTCAAAAGGGTGTAAATGCTTGCTTAACGGGTGGGATCTTCCACCATGTTCTTCACAAATTTCTACCCTTTTCTAAAAATCagaaaaaggagaagaaaactGAAATTGACTGGCATCATAAACTGGCTAGTAAAGCCAACCATTTTCTTGTTGCATCTGGTGTTCGCTCAACTGAAGCAAGGAAAAGAATCTTCACAGAGATCAGTTATGTTTATAACGAGTTTGTTGATTCATGTAATGGTTTTAGGGCCCCTAAGTCTGATATTCAGGCCCTCACTGATCTGCTCAATGATGTGCTGGCTGCTAGGACACCTTCAGGTTCATACATTTCAGCAGAAGCTTCTGTTACTTTTATAGAGGCAGGTCTTGTTCAGTCACTCACCAGAACACTGCGCGTGTTAGACTTGGATCATACAGATTCACCTAAGGTTGTTACTGGAATTGTGAAAGTTTTGGAGTCAGTAAGCAAAGAACATGTCCATGCTTTTGAGTCTACTAGTGCTAGAGGAGAGCGGTTGAAATCTACTGATCCTAACCAAGCTAGGGATGCAAATGGTGCTAGCTCACAGGCTGTTGATGCTACGGCCGATGCTAATGAAAATTTAATGCCAACAGATGAGAGTGAGTTGTTCCACAGTGTTCAGAACTATGGTGGTTCGGAGGCTGTCACTGATGATATGGAGCATGACCAGGATATTCATGGTGGCTTTGCTGCTGCAGATGATGATTACATGCAGGAAAATGCTGAGGGGACACAGAATCTTGATGAGACTGTTGGGATAAGATTTGAAATTCGCTCTGGTGTACAAGGTAATCTTGATGAAGATgaggatgatgaagatgatgagaTATCTGGAGATGAAGGCGACGAAGTAGACgaggatgaagatgaagatgctGATGATGATCACAACGATAtagaagaagatgaagctcATCACCTACCACACCCGGATACAGATCAAGATGACCATGAAATTGATGAAGATGAGTTTGATGAAGAGGTGATGGAtgaggatgaagatgaagaggatGATGAAGATGGTGTTATAGTGCGTTTAGGGGAGGGAATGAATGGTGTAAATGTATTTGACCACATAGAGGTTTTTGGCAGAGATAGTATTGCCAATGAAACTTTTCATGTTATGCCAGTTGAAATATTTGGCTCCAGGCGTCAAGGTCGAACCACATCCATCTATAATTTGTTAGGAAGAAATGGTGATACCAATGTCCCTTCGCAGCATCCACTTCTAGTGGAACCACATTCTTCAACATCTGCAGGTCCTCCTAGATTGTCAG AGAATGACCGTGATGCTTTCTCAGATAGAAATGCTGAGGGTTCTTTGTCGCGTCTGGACTCCATTTTCCGCTCACTCCGCAATGGGCGTCAAGGACACCGGTTTAATTTATTGTCGAATGAGGGCCAGTTAAGTGGTGGGTCAGGTTCATCAGTTATTCCCCAAGGTCTTGAAGAAGTACTTGTATCCAGATTGAGGCGTCCCTCCTCTGAAAAGTCTTCTAATCACACTACAGCTGTTgaatctcaaaataaaaatgaagagagTCCATCCTCTGAATTTGCTGAGACGACTGCTGAAAATCAAGGTAATGGTGGTGGTAGTAATGCCCCCCCTCCTTCCTCGGTGATATTGGACAGTACTAGAAGTGCCGATAATGTACCTGCTACAAACCAGCTAAATCAGGGAACAGAAACATCAAGTAGACAACCTCAGTTGGTTGAAGCTCAATATGACCATACTGATGTACTACGTGATGTCGAAGCAGTGAGCCAAGAGAGTGGTGGAAGTGGGGCAACTTTAGGTGAGAGCTTACGGAGTCTAGACGTTGAGATTGGAAGTGCCGATGGCCATGATGATGGTGGAGACAGACAAGCTGGTGGTGATGCTCGACTGAGGAGAGGTGCTCCATtgtttactaataataatgcaTCAATAGGCGGGAGAGATGCATCTCTCCACAGTGTCAGTGAAGTTTCAGAAGATCTAGTTCGGGAAGCTGATCAAACTGGTCCTTCTCAGGAGGAGCAACATAATCGGGATGCTGAATCTATTGATCCTGCTTTTCTTGATGCACTCCCTGAGGAGTTGCGTGCTGAGGTTCTTTCTGCTCAACCAAGTGAAGCTACGCAGGTGCAAAATCCAGAGCCACAAAATAATGGGGATATAGATCCAGAATTTCTTGCAGCACTGCCTCCTGATATCCGTGAAGAAGTTCTGGCACAACAAAGGGCACAAAGGCTGCATCAATCCCAAGAATTGGAAGGACAGCCTGTTGAGATGGACACAGTCTCAATAATTGCAACTTTTCCTTCAGACATACGGGAAGAG GTTCTCCTAACCTCGTCTGATGCTATTCTTGCAAATTTGACACCTGCTCTTGTTGCTGAAGCAAATATGTTACGAGAAAGGTTTGCACGCagatataatcaaaatttatttggatTACATCCACGAAATCGTCGGGGTGAGTCCTCTAGGCGAGGTGATGGCTTGGATAGAGTTGGTGGTGCACTTACTCGTCGGTCTACGGGTGTTAAGCCAGTTGAAGCAGATGGGTCCCCTTTAGTTGACACAGAAGGTTTGAAAGCTTTGATCCGGTTGCTTCGTGTTGTTCAG CCGCTTTACAAGAGTCAGCAGAGACTCCTCCTAAATCTTTGTGCTAATGCTGATACTAGAATTGATTTGctaaaaattttaatggaCTTGCTGATGCTGgacaaaaagaaatatcatACCGATCTAAGTGCTCTGGAATCCCCTTATAGGCTGTATGCATGCCAGAGTCATGTGATGTATTCTCGCCCTCAATATGTTGATG GTGTGCCACCTTTGGTGTCACGGCGAGCTTTGGAGACCCTTACCTACCTAGCTCGTAATCATCCTTTGGTTGCCAAGCTATTACTTGAGTTCAGATTGCCACAGTTCAAGAAGTCATCAAGCTCTGATGAAGAACGGGGAAAATCTGTTATGCTTCTTGATGAACAGAAGGAATACCCGGAAGGGCAGGCATCCTTTACATTGCTTCTTAGCCTTTTAAACCAGTCACTTTATTTAAGAAGTGTTGCTCACCTGGAGCAG CTCCTAAATCTGTTGGATGTTGTTATTGACTATGGTGAGAGGAAATCAAATCCATCTAACGAGGCAGGTTCATCTGCATCTGAGCAGCCGTCTGACCCTCAGGTTTCTACACCAGCTGTTGATATGAATGTAGGCTCTTCTACAGCTTCAGGAGAGGGTAACTCTTCAATGCAAGCAACATCTCCAGAGGCTGATAGCGAGCAAATCGCTGCAACTGTTCTGAACAATTTGCCTAATCCAGAACTTCAGCTACTATGCTCACTACTAGCACGTGAAGG CCTATCAGATAATGCATACACACTCGTGGCGGATGTTTTAAGAAAGCTGGTGGCTATTGCTCCTATTCATTGTCATCTCTTTATCAATGAGCTTGCTGGTTCAGTTCAAAGCCTTACCCATTCAGCTATAGAAGAGTTGCACTTATTTGGGGACATAGAGAAAGCACTTCTTAACACTACTACTCATGGGGCTCCAGTTCTCAGGGTTTTGCAGGCACTGAGCTCTTTAGTAGTTTTGCTTCGTGATAAGGACAAAAAGCATCAGATTATCCCTGATACTGAGCATAATACTGCTATTTCTCTAGTTTGGGATATTAATACTGCTCTTGAGCCTCTGTGGCAGGAACTGAGCAGTTGCATCAGCAAAATAGAGAACTATTCGGATGTAGCACCTGATTTGTCCCCTTCTGCTGTTAAACCATCCAGTTCAGTGCCTCCACTTCCAGCAGGTACCCAGAACGTATTGCCATACATTGAATCATTCTTCGTTGTATGCGAGAAGTTGCACCCTGGCCAGTCAGGTGCAGGCAATGATTTTGGAATTGCTTCAGTTCCTGATGTTGACGAGGCTTCTGCATCTGCTAGTCAACAGAAGACCGTAGGATCTTCTTTAAAAGTGGATGATAAACATGTTGCTTTCTTAAGGTTTTCAGAAAAGCACAGAAAGCTTCTTAATGCCTTTATTAGGCAAAATCCTGGATTACTGGAAAAGTCGTTTTCACTCATGCTGAAGGTTCCTCGGTTTATTGATTTCGATAATAAAAGGGCTCACTTCAGGTCCAAGATCAAGCATCAACACGATCATCACCACAGTCCTCTCAGAATATCTGTTAGAAGAGCTTACATTCTTGAAGATTCATATAATCAGCTGCGTATGAGATCAGCACAAGATCTGAAAGGTAGATTGACTGTTAATTTCCAAGGGGAGGAAGGGATTGATGCTGGTGGCCTTACAAGGGAATGGTATCAGTTGCTATCCAGAGTAATCTTTGACAAGGGGGCGTTACTATTTACAACAGTAGGGAATGAGTCCACATTTCAGCCGAACCCCAACTCTGTTTACCAAACAGAGCATCTTTCTTACTTCAAGTTTGTTGGACGAGTT GTGGGGAAAGCACTATTTGATGGGCAGCTCCTTGATGTCCACTTCACTCGGTCATTTTACAAGCACATTCTTGGGGTTAAAGTCACTTATCATGACATTGAAGCTATTGATCCAGATTATTTTAAGAACTTAAAATGGATGCTTGAG AATGATATTAGTGATATTCCGGACTTAACATTTAGCATTGATGCTGACGAGGAGAAGATGATTCTGTACGAGCCTACTCAA GTAACTGACTATGAACTGATCCCTGGTGGTCGAAATATCAGAGTAACCGAGGAAAACAAGCACCAGTATGTTGATTTAGTTGCTGAGCATCGATTGACGACTGCTATTCGCCCTCAGATTAATGCATTTATGGAAGGTTTCAATGAGTTAATACTTCGTGATTTAATATCGATTTTCCATGACAAGGAACTGGAACTCCTGATAAGTGGGCTGCCAGACATTGACT TGGATGATCTGAGGGCAAACACGGAGTACTCTGGTTACACTGCTGCTTCCCCTGCCATTCAATGGTTCTGGGAGGTTGTTCAAGAATTAAGTAAGGAGGATAAGGCTCGCCTGCTACAATTTGTGACTGGAACCTCGAAG GTGCCGTTGGAAGGATTCAGTGCACTGCAAGGAATTTCAGGATCTCAAAAATTCCAGATTCACAAGGCATATGGCAGTCCTGATCACTTGCCTTCTGCTCATACATG TTTCAACCAGTTGGATCTACCAGAATACCCTTCTAAACAGCATTTGGAGGAGAGACTACTGCTTGCAATTCATGAAGGCAACGAAGGGTTTGGATTTGGCTAA